AATTGAACTGGATATCGCCGAAGGTGCTGATATGCTCATGGTTAAGCCAGCCTTGGCATACATGGACATTATCTGGCGTGTCAAGGAAGCAAGTAACTTGCCTGTTGCTGCTTACAACGTTTCTGGTGAGTATTCTATGATTAAAGCTGCTGCTCTCAACGGCTGGATTGATGAGAAGCGCGTGGTTATGGAAACTTTAACTAGCTTTAAGCGTGCTGGCGCTGACTTGATTTTAACATACCATGCTAAAGATGCGGCGCGATGGTTGTTGGAGTAAGTTAGACTACAGTTGAATTATTTATTAATAAATCTCACGCAAAGACGCGAAGGCGCAAAGTTTTTCTTTGTGTTTTGGTGTTTGGGCGTGAGATTGTTGTATTTTTGGATAGTTTTGAGGGTATCTTTTGGTTATGGCGATCGCTACGTTGATAAATTTGAGCTTATTCATCAGTTTCAGGTACTACTTGTTCTGATGTCGTTTCATTCTCAGAAATGTTAATGGCTTGTAAAACCTGTTTCACTATTTTTGGATGCAATACTTTTCCTGAATGAAAAGGAATCACTACTCTCACTTCTTCTCGAAAATAAATCCTGTGACTTCCTTTGCTTCTAATTTGAATAAAGCCTGCATCTAATAATAGTTTTTCAGCTTCTGTTGCAGTGAGGCGTGGCAATTTAGGCAACTTTTACCTCCAAGGTTATTGTGAATATTTCCTTGTTCTGAAGCGCCTGTTTTTCTGAATTTGACAATGTTTCTAT
Above is a window of Nostoc sp. UHCC 0702 DNA encoding:
- a CDS encoding type II toxin-antitoxin system HicA family toxin encodes the protein MPKLPRLTATEAEKLLLDAGFIQIRSKGSHRIYFREEVRVVIPFHSGKVLHPKIVKQVLQAINISENETTSEQVVPETDE